The Streptomyces achromogenes genome window below encodes:
- a CDS encoding pyridoxal phosphate-dependent decarboxylase family protein yields MSVKSVPPAEGRVWGDEDEVVSVAVQYAWQRLRQDPDPVAGARPAADLAEAAGSTVTAPGIGAAAALGLFDRVLAPATRAQNGPTNLAYIPAAPTRAALAFEAVTGAANIFAGTWEAGAGAIHAENEALAWLTRLLGWPATAAGCFVSGGTMGNLSALVAARAAAAERPRPAGGWKIVCADSAHSSIRSAARAMDVEVVTAPVDRHGHLTGAAVNAVLDATDGVFAVAATAGTTNAGLVDELDTIADACERHGVWLHVDGAYGGAGLAAASVRHRYTGIERADSFIVDPHKWLFAPYDCCALLYRDPAPARAAHSQSAHYLDAIDRDAHNPSDLALHLSRRARGLPFWFSLAVHGTDRYATAVERTLTTSRQVADAVRASDHLRLVAEPELSVVLFERPGWSAQDYAAWSARAARTGATLCVPTRWNGRTVLRMAFVNPDTRADEVIEVLHTLGGLVRPGPPPAADAR; encoded by the coding sequence ATGTCAGTGAAGAGCGTCCCCCCTGCCGAGGGCCGGGTGTGGGGCGACGAGGACGAGGTGGTCTCGGTTGCCGTGCAGTACGCCTGGCAGCGTCTGAGGCAGGACCCGGATCCGGTGGCGGGCGCCCGCCCCGCGGCCGACCTGGCCGAAGCCGCAGGCAGCACCGTCACCGCCCCCGGTATCGGCGCCGCCGCCGCGCTCGGCCTGTTCGACCGCGTCCTGGCGCCCGCCACCCGCGCCCAGAACGGGCCGACGAACCTGGCCTACATCCCCGCGGCCCCCACCCGGGCCGCGCTCGCCTTCGAAGCCGTCACCGGTGCGGCGAACATCTTCGCGGGAACCTGGGAGGCCGGGGCCGGGGCCATCCACGCCGAGAACGAGGCGCTCGCGTGGCTCACCCGGCTGCTCGGCTGGCCCGCCACCGCGGCGGGATGCTTCGTCAGCGGCGGCACCATGGGCAACCTCTCCGCCCTCGTCGCGGCCCGGGCCGCCGCCGCGGAGCGGCCCCGCCCGGCGGGGGGCTGGAAGATCGTGTGCGCCGACAGCGCGCACTCCTCGATCCGGTCCGCGGCGCGCGCCATGGACGTGGAGGTGGTCACCGCGCCCGTGGACCGGCACGGACACCTCACCGGAGCCGCCGTGAACGCCGTCCTCGACGCCACCGACGGGGTGTTCGCCGTCGCGGCGACCGCGGGAACCACGAACGCGGGCCTGGTCGACGAGCTCGACACCATCGCCGACGCCTGTGAACGCCACGGCGTGTGGCTGCACGTCGACGGCGCCTACGGCGGAGCCGGCCTGGCCGCTGCCAGCGTGCGTCACCGCTACACCGGCATCGAACGCGCCGACAGCTTCATCGTCGATCCCCACAAGTGGCTGTTCGCACCGTACGACTGCTGCGCGCTGCTCTACCGCGACCCCGCACCGGCACGGGCCGCGCACAGTCAGTCGGCGCACTACCTCGACGCCATCGACCGCGATGCCCACAACCCGTCGGACCTGGCGCTCCACCTCAGCCGCCGCGCCCGTGGCCTGCCGTTCTGGTTCAGCCTGGCCGTCCACGGCACCGACCGTTACGCGACGGCCGTGGAGCGGACGCTGACCACCAGCCGGCAGGTCGCCGACGCCGTCCGGGCCAGTGACCACCTGCGTCTGGTGGCCGAACCCGAGTTGTCCGTCGTCCTCTTCGAACGGCCGGGATGGAGCGCGCAGGACTACGCGGCGTGGTCCGCGCGGGCCGCCCGAACGGGCGCCACGCTGTGCGTGCCGACCCGGTGGAACGGCAGGACGGTCCTGCGCATGGCCTTCGTGAACCCCGACACCCGTGCGGACGAGGTGATCGAGGTCCTCCACACGCTCGGCGGGCTCGTCCGGCCGGGTCCGCCGCCGGCCGCGGACGCCCGGTGA
- a CDS encoding Lrp/AsnC family transcriptional regulator translates to MRNVDAVDARILLALDADPQATTVALADRLGLARNTVQSRLRRLEESGHLKEPSRRVDPAALGYPLLALITLSISQRVGEPTREGILRIPEVVELLVTTGDADLLARVVARDTTDLHRITNHLLEVPGVVRSNTTIVLMELQPLSVRPLLQRHTGP, encoded by the coding sequence ATGCGAAACGTGGACGCCGTCGACGCCCGCATCCTCCTCGCGCTCGACGCAGACCCGCAGGCGACCACCGTCGCCCTGGCCGACCGGCTCGGCCTCGCCCGCAACACGGTCCAGAGCCGGCTGAGGAGGCTCGAGGAAAGCGGCCACCTCAAGGAACCCAGCCGCCGCGTCGACCCGGCCGCCCTGGGCTACCCCCTGCTGGCCCTGATCACCCTGTCCATCAGCCAGAGAGTGGGAGAGCCCACCCGCGAGGGCATCCTGCGCATCCCCGAGGTCGTCGAACTCCTCGTCACCACCGGCGACGCGGACCTCCTCGCCCGGGTCGTCGCCCGTGACACGACAGACCTCCACCGCATCACCAACCACCTCCTCGAAGTCCCCGGCGTCGTCCGCTCCAACACCACCATCGTGCTGATGGAACTGCAGCCCCTCAGCGTGCGCCCGCTCCTGCAACGCCACACCGGCCCCTGA
- a CDS encoding Lrp/AsnC family transcriptional regulator, protein MSEGDSPPTAAAGRTAVPLDDIDRQILGRLLEDGRISVRSLAEQVHISRANAYTRIGRLVAEDVITGFTAQLDAQRAGLGTSAYVTMSIEQNAWRDISRELRRIPYVEHVALVTGDFDVLVLVRAPDNLALRKVVLESVQAVPGVRSTRTWLVFDEVRGRGATWTD, encoded by the coding sequence GTGTCCGAGGGAGACTCGCCGCCGACGGCAGCGGCCGGACGCACCGCCGTCCCGCTCGACGACATCGACCGGCAGATCCTCGGCCGGCTCCTCGAGGACGGCCGGATCTCGGTCCGCTCACTCGCCGAGCAGGTGCACATCTCCCGGGCCAACGCCTACACCCGCATCGGCCGGCTCGTGGCCGAGGACGTCATCACGGGCTTCACCGCGCAGCTCGACGCCCAGCGAGCGGGCCTCGGCACGAGCGCATACGTCACGATGAGCATCGAGCAGAACGCCTGGCGTGACATCTCCCGCGAACTGCGCCGCATCCCCTACGTGGAGCATGTCGCCCTCGTCACCGGCGACTTCGACGTCCTGGTGCTGGTGCGCGCCCCGGACAACCTGGCCCTGCGCAAGGTCGTGCTGGAGAGCGTCCAGGCGGTGCCGGGTGTGCGCTCCACCCGTACCTGGCTGGTCTTCGACGAGGTGCGGGGGCGCGGCGCCACCTGGACGGACTGA
- a CDS encoding aldehyde dehydrogenase family protein: protein MRPGPYERHRELLHSVVRALAAGECHRPFSEATVQDAADAGMRSTRTAGKVFGSLLGRPFDLVQPGEVARVRTESSPYGLGLAIAYPRCEPSELVAAAARAAPGWRAAGTGQRAGLAVEILRRLNTRSHELALAVHHTTGQPLRAALHAAGPRAQDRALEVVAQAFAESERVPSGLHWESAGRRGGPPLALRGTCTLVPRGVSLLIGCPDFPLWNGYPGLFASLVTGNPVVVAPHPRSVLPLAITVRVARQVLEEAGHDPNLVTLAVSEPGRRAHLRLATDPAVRIVDFTGSARVADWLERHAAQATVFANRTGLNTVVVDSTDDYPGLVRGLALSSCLCNGTVRTTPQNILVPEHGFDTDEGPKTLRDLGTDLGDAVDRLLGHPVRAAGVLGATTADEVRAAMTEAARYGPVVHASGPVPHPRHPGAELLSPLLVRLRASDEQVYTREWPGPVSFLVGTESTSHSLALLRRTVARHGALYASVHSTDTLVLAAAETAALDAGVPLVENLDDLPADPSSALADLPGGGAHFVTGRFRVVRSRRHATPTAPVPAPARRAGAAAELVDR, encoded by the coding sequence ATGCGCCCGGGCCCCTACGAGCGTCACCGCGAGCTGTTGCACAGCGTCGTCCGTGCCCTCGCCGCCGGTGAGTGCCACCGTCCCTTCTCCGAGGCGACCGTCCAGGACGCGGCCGACGCGGGCATGCGGTCGACCCGCACCGCGGGGAAGGTGTTCGGCTCGCTGCTGGGGCGGCCCTTCGACCTGGTGCAGCCCGGCGAAGTCGCCCGGGTGCGCACGGAGTCGTCGCCGTACGGGCTCGGCCTGGCCATCGCCTATCCGCGCTGTGAACCCTCGGAGCTGGTCGCGGCGGCCGCCCGGGCGGCGCCCGGATGGCGGGCCGCGGGGACCGGTCAGCGTGCCGGGCTCGCCGTGGAGATCCTGCGGCGGCTCAACACCCGCAGTCACGAACTGGCCCTCGCGGTGCACCACACCACCGGTCAGCCGCTGCGGGCCGCACTGCACGCCGCCGGACCACGCGCGCAGGACCGTGCGCTCGAGGTGGTGGCCCAGGCCTTCGCCGAGTCCGAGCGGGTTCCGTCCGGCCTGCACTGGGAGAGCGCGGGACGACGCGGTGGGCCACCGCTCGCCCTGCGGGGTACCTGCACCCTGGTGCCCCGCGGTGTGTCGCTGCTCATCGGCTGTCCCGACTTCCCGCTCTGGAACGGCTACCCGGGCCTGTTCGCCAGCCTGGTCACCGGCAATCCCGTCGTCGTCGCCCCGCATCCGCGCTCGGTGCTGCCGCTGGCGATCACCGTGCGCGTCGCCCGGCAGGTGCTGGAGGAGGCCGGTCACGACCCGAACCTGGTGACCCTCGCCGTGTCGGAGCCGGGACGGCGGGCGCACCTGCGGCTGGCCACCGACCCGGCCGTACGGATCGTCGACTTCACGGGCTCCGCGCGCGTCGCGGACTGGCTGGAGCGGCACGCCGCGCAGGCCACCGTGTTCGCCAACCGGACCGGGCTGAACACCGTGGTCGTGGACTCGACCGACGACTACCCCGGCCTGGTCCGGGGGCTCGCCCTCTCCTCCTGCCTGTGCAACGGGACGGTGCGCACCACACCGCAGAACATCCTGGTGCCGGAGCACGGGTTCGACACCGACGAGGGCCCCAAGACACTGCGTGACCTGGGGACCGACCTCGGTGACGCCGTGGACCGGCTGCTCGGACACCCGGTGCGCGCGGCGGGGGTGCTGGGTGCGACCACCGCCGACGAGGTACGCGCCGCGATGACCGAGGCCGCACGGTACGGCCCGGTCGTGCACGCCTCCGGCCCGGTGCCCCATCCGCGCCATCCGGGCGCCGAGCTGCTCAGTCCGCTGCTGGTGCGGCTGCGCGCCTCCGACGAACAGGTCTACACGCGGGAGTGGCCCGGACCGGTCTCCTTCCTGGTCGGCACCGAGTCCACCTCGCACAGCCTGGCGCTCCTGCGCCGTACGGTGGCGCGGCACGGCGCGCTCTACGCCTCGGTGCACTCCACCGACACGCTGGTCCTCGCGGCGGCCGAGACTGCGGCGCTCGACGCCGGGGTCCCACTGGTGGAGAACCTGGACGATCTGCCGGCCGACCCGTCCTCGGCTCTCGCGGATCTGCCGGGCGGGGGAGCCCACTTCGTCACCGGGCGGTTCCGCGTGGTGCGCTCACGCCGGCACGCCACGCCGACGGCTCCCGTCCCGGCGCCTGCGCGGCGCGCCGGGGCGGCAGCCGAGCTGGTGGACCGGTGA
- the egtD gene encoding L-histidine N(alpha)-methyltransferase: protein MTGTRAYGYTDTLDAEHYARALRADIRGGLTSTPKSTAPTWFYDARGSELFEEITQLPEYPLWRAELGLLQLHAQDVAAQTGARSMIELGSGSSTKSKLIIEALGPADLNYVPVDVSADALQQAAAQLVQDYPGIRLHALRADFTAPLVLPALPEEGPRLIAFLGSTLGNFRRPARGPFLRGLRDIMRPEDFLLLGADLVKPEHEMIAAYDDAQGVTAAFDKNLLHVLNHELNADFDPDAFDHVSVWNSTESLIEMRLRSRAEQLVKIRELDLAVPFERGEEWITERSAKFTVSGLREEMAAAGLRTRQLWSDPNAGFMLTLATAH, encoded by the coding sequence ATGACCGGCACCCGCGCCTACGGCTACACCGACACCCTCGACGCCGAGCACTACGCCAGGGCTCTGCGCGCCGACATCCGCGGCGGACTGACCAGCACCCCCAAGTCCACGGCGCCCACCTGGTTCTACGACGCCCGGGGCAGCGAGCTCTTCGAGGAGATCACCCAGCTCCCGGAATACCCGTTGTGGAGGGCGGAGCTGGGGTTGCTCCAGCTCCACGCCCAGGACGTGGCCGCGCAGACCGGGGCGCGCAGCATGATCGAGCTCGGGTCCGGGAGTTCGACGAAATCCAAGCTGATCATCGAGGCGCTGGGACCGGCCGACCTGAACTACGTGCCCGTCGACGTCAGCGCGGACGCGCTCCAGCAGGCCGCCGCCCAACTCGTGCAGGACTATCCCGGGATCCGTCTGCACGCCCTCCGCGCCGACTTCACGGCTCCGCTCGTGCTGCCGGCGCTGCCCGAGGAGGGCCCACGGCTCATCGCCTTCCTCGGCAGCACGCTGGGGAACTTCCGGCGCCCGGCCCGCGGCCCGTTCCTCCGTGGGCTCCGGGACATCATGCGACCCGAGGACTTCCTTCTGCTCGGCGCCGACCTGGTCAAGCCGGAGCACGAGATGATCGCCGCCTATGACGACGCACAGGGCGTCACGGCCGCGTTCGACAAGAACCTGCTGCACGTCCTGAACCACGAACTGAACGCCGACTTCGACCCCGACGCCTTCGACCACGTATCGGTGTGGAACAGCACCGAGAGTCTCATCGAGATGAGGCTGCGCAGTCGAGCCGAGCAGCTGGTGAAGATCCGGGAACTCGACCTGGCGGTGCCGTTCGAGCGCGGAGAGGAATGGATCACCGAGCGCAGCGCCAAGTTCACCGTGTCCGGGCTGCGGGAGGAGATGGCTGCGGCGGGCCTTCGCACCCGTCAGCTCTGGTCCGACCCGAACGCCGGCTTCATGCTCACCCTCGCCACCGCTCACTGA
- the egtC gene encoding ergothioneine biosynthesis protein EgtC translates to MCRHLAYLGPEEPLGRLLVDPPHALYRQSWAPRRQRHGTVNADGFGVGWYAEGDPAPARYRRAGPIWADLSFADLARVVRSRAVLAAVRDATLAGADAEAAAAPYAADAWLFSHNGAVADWPRSLEPLARTLPAADLLSMEARNDSAFVWALVLARLRAGDPAGQALTDTVLEVAAAAPGSRLNLLLTDGAAVTATAWGDTLWYLTEPGGGTVVVASEPYDDDPRWQEVPDRTLLVASRADVLLTPLKDPSADPAPAPSEERQS, encoded by the coding sequence ATGTGCCGTCACCTCGCCTACCTGGGGCCCGAGGAGCCGCTCGGCAGGCTCCTCGTCGATCCCCCGCACGCGCTGTACCGCCAGTCGTGGGCGCCGCGGCGGCAGCGCCACGGCACGGTCAACGCCGACGGCTTCGGGGTGGGCTGGTACGCCGAGGGCGACCCGGCGCCGGCCCGCTACCGCCGGGCCGGGCCCATCTGGGCGGACCTGTCCTTCGCCGACCTGGCCCGGGTGGTGCGCAGCCGGGCCGTGCTGGCCGCCGTCCGGGACGCCACCCTGGCCGGCGCCGACGCGGAGGCCGCGGCGGCCCCGTACGCGGCGGACGCCTGGCTGTTCAGCCACAACGGGGCGGTCGCCGACTGGCCGCGCTCGCTGGAGCCGCTGGCGCGCACCCTGCCCGCCGCCGACCTGCTGTCCATGGAGGCCCGCAACGACTCCGCGTTCGTGTGGGCGCTGGTCCTCGCCCGGCTGCGCGCCGGGGACCCGGCGGGCCAGGCGCTGACCGACACCGTCCTCGAGGTCGCCGCCGCCGCCCCGGGCTCCCGGCTCAACCTGCTCCTCACCGACGGGGCGGCCGTCACCGCGACCGCCTGGGGCGACACCCTCTGGTACCTGACGGAACCCGGCGGGGGCACGGTGGTCGTGGCCTCCGAACCGTACGACGACGATCCGCGCTGGCAGGAGGTCCCGGACCGGACCCTGCTCGTGGCGAGCCGCGCCGACGTGCTGCTCACCCCGCTCAAGGACCCGAGCGCGGACCCGGCACCCGCACCATCCGAGGAAAGGCAGTCATGA
- the egtB gene encoding ergothioneine biosynthesis protein EgtB → MTEPALDAEPAPAAPASNAAAPDADVLRARALASLTTARARTTLLTTCVEEPDLTAQHSPLMSPLVWDLAHIGNQEELWLLRAVAGREAMRPEIDGLYDAFEHSRAERPSLPLLPPAEARRYAAEVRDRVTDVLESADFHGTRLTESGFAFGMIAQHEQQHDETMLITHQLRTGPPVLTAPDPEPVPLFTGPAEVLVPGGPFTMGTSGEPWALDNERPAHRREVAPFHIDTTPVTNAAYQAFIEDGGYDEERWWTSQGWAHIRGHGIHAPLFWHRDGRQWLRRRFGVTEVVPPDEPVLHVCWYEADAYARWAGRRLPTETEWEKAARFDPATGGSMRYPWGDADPAPEHANLGQRHLRPAPAGSYPAGASPLGVRQLIGDVWEWTSSDFLPYPGFRAFPYKEYSEVFFGPDHKVLRGGSFAVDPVACRGTFRNWDYPVRRQIFSGFRTARPAAV, encoded by the coding sequence ATGACCGAGCCCGCCCTGGACGCGGAGCCCGCACCCGCCGCGCCCGCCTCGAACGCGGCCGCCCCGGACGCGGACGTGCTGCGCGCCCGCGCGCTCGCCTCGCTCACGACGGCCCGCGCCCGCACGACGCTGCTGACCACCTGCGTCGAGGAACCCGACCTCACCGCCCAGCACTCCCCGCTGATGTCCCCGCTGGTGTGGGACCTCGCCCACATCGGCAACCAGGAGGAGCTGTGGCTGCTGCGCGCGGTGGCCGGCCGGGAGGCGATGCGCCCCGAGATCGACGGCCTGTACGACGCCTTCGAGCACTCGCGCGCCGAACGCCCCTCGCTGCCCCTGCTGCCGCCCGCCGAGGCCCGCCGGTACGCGGCGGAGGTACGCGACCGGGTCACCGACGTGCTGGAGTCGGCCGACTTCCACGGCACCCGGCTGACGGAGTCCGGCTTCGCCTTCGGGATGATCGCGCAGCACGAACAGCAGCACGACGAGACCATGCTGATCACCCATCAGCTCCGCACGGGGCCACCGGTGCTCACCGCACCCGACCCCGAACCGGTCCCGCTGTTCACCGGCCCGGCCGAAGTGCTGGTCCCCGGCGGCCCGTTCACCATGGGCACGTCCGGCGAGCCCTGGGCCCTGGACAACGAACGCCCCGCCCACCGGCGTGAGGTGGCGCCCTTCCACATCGACACGACCCCGGTGACGAACGCGGCCTACCAGGCGTTCATCGAGGACGGCGGCTACGACGAGGAACGCTGGTGGACGAGCCAGGGCTGGGCGCACATCCGCGGGCACGGCATCCACGCGCCGCTGTTCTGGCACCGTGACGGCCGGCAGTGGCTGCGCCGCCGGTTCGGCGTCACCGAGGTCGTGCCGCCCGACGAGCCGGTGCTGCACGTGTGCTGGTACGAGGCCGACGCCTACGCCCGCTGGGCCGGACGCCGGCTGCCCACCGAGACCGAGTGGGAGAAGGCGGCCCGTTTCGACCCCGCGACCGGCGGCTCGATGCGCTACCCGTGGGGCGACGCCGATCCCGCGCCGGAACACGCCAACCTGGGCCAGCGCCATCTGCGTCCGGCCCCGGCGGGCAGCTACCCGGCCGGCGCCTCCCCGCTCGGCGTACGGCAGTTGATCGGCGACGTCTGGGAGTGGACGTCCAGTGACTTCCTTCCCTACCCGGGCTTCCGGGCGTTCCCGTACAAGGAGTACTCGGAGGTGTTCTTCGGGCCCGATCACAAGGTGCTGCGCGGCGGTTCGTTCGCGGTGGACCCGGTCGCCTGCCGGGGCACCTTCCGCAACTGGGACTACCCGGTCCGGCGGCAGATCTTCTCCGGGTTCCGCACCGCGCGCCCGGCGGCCGTCTGA
- the egtA gene encoding ergothioneine biosynthesis glutamate--cysteine ligase EgtA: MSDSVSDCTNGAEPRIAVTEAEVEALVRGICFKTGPPRTVGVEVEWLVHELRTPQLPVTPERLEAAYAALRDVPLRSPLTVEPGGQLELSSPPAASLMECVHTVSADLAAVRATLREQGLALVGMGTDPWHTPRRFLHEPRYDAMESCLDRTGPAGRAMMCTSASVQVCLDAGYEEPGPLGHGRRWWLSHTLGAVLVAAFANSPLLGGAPTGWRSTRQLLWMEIGAGRAGGPAMDGDPRTAWARHVLDAPVMCVRRGDGAWEVPDRLTFRQWTRTGEPTREDLDYHLTTLFPPVRPRGHLELRMIDAQPGDDGWIVPLAVTTALFEDPEAAEFAYRAVKPLAERARPLPAPHNPLWIDAARHALTDPELHETAVACFAAALRALPRLGADDTVLEAVTDYRDRYVLEGRTPADDQLDRLRGTDARAHGKDLRP, encoded by the coding sequence ATGTCCGACTCGGTCAGCGACTGTACGAACGGAGCAGAGCCGCGCATCGCCGTCACCGAAGCCGAGGTGGAGGCGCTGGTCAGGGGAATCTGCTTCAAGACCGGCCCACCCCGCACCGTCGGGGTCGAGGTGGAATGGCTCGTCCACGAGCTGCGCACGCCGCAGCTCCCCGTCACACCCGAACGGCTCGAAGCGGCCTACGCCGCCCTGCGGGACGTGCCCCTCCGCTCGCCGCTCACCGTCGAACCCGGCGGTCAGCTGGAGCTGAGCTCGCCGCCCGCCGCCTCCCTCATGGAGTGCGTGCACACCGTCTCCGCCGACCTGGCCGCGGTCCGCGCGACCCTGCGCGAGCAGGGACTCGCCCTCGTCGGCATGGGCACCGACCCCTGGCACACACCCCGGCGGTTCCTGCACGAGCCCCGCTACGACGCCATGGAGTCCTGCCTCGACCGCACGGGACCGGCGGGCCGCGCCATGATGTGCACCTCGGCGTCCGTGCAGGTCTGCCTGGACGCCGGGTACGAGGAGCCGGGCCCCCTCGGGCACGGCCGGCGCTGGTGGCTGTCGCACACGCTGGGCGCGGTGCTGGTGGCGGCCTTCGCCAACTCCCCACTGCTCGGCGGCGCCCCCACCGGCTGGCGCTCCACGCGGCAGCTGCTGTGGATGGAGATCGGCGCCGGCCGCGCGGGCGGGCCGGCCATGGACGGCGATCCGCGGACGGCCTGGGCGCGGCACGTGCTGGACGCGCCGGTGATGTGCGTCCGGCGTGGCGACGGGGCCTGGGAGGTTCCCGACCGCCTCACCTTCCGCCAGTGGACCCGAACGGGTGAGCCGACCCGGGAGGATCTCGACTACCACCTCACCACCTTGTTCCCGCCGGTCAGACCGCGCGGCCATCTGGAGCTGCGCATGATCGACGCGCAGCCCGGCGACGACGGCTGGATCGTGCCGCTCGCCGTGACGACGGCCCTGTTCGAGGACCCGGAGGCCGCCGAGTTCGCCTACCGCGCGGTCAAACCGCTGGCCGAGCGGGCCCGGCCGCTGCCGGCTCCGCACAACCCGCTGTGGATCGACGCGGCCCGGCACGCGCTGACCGACCCCGAACTGCACGAGACGGCGGTCGCCTGCTTCGCCGCGGCGCTGCGGGCCCTGCCCCGCCTCGGCGCCGACGACACCGTGCTGGAGGCCGTGACGGACTACCGGGACCGCTACGTCCTCGAGGGGCGCACCCCCGCCGACGACCAGCTCGACCGCCTGCGCGGCACGGACGCCCGCGCGCACGGGAAGGACCTCCGCCCATGA
- a CDS encoding TIGR02452 family protein, translating to MSARLRGIARETEQIVAAGGYRASDGRTVSLGAAVEAARAGTRTAGPGPVEVPAAPPVDLRVEVTGESSLEAARRLVGASTEGLPTAGGTTVAGGTPVAAGKPVAGVKPVAGGEPAIRADADAVAVLNFASARNPGGGFLNGAQAQEEALCRASALYTCLLEARGFYDHHRAHRDAFYTDRVIHSPAVPVFRDDRGRLLDEPYTVGFLTAAAPNAGVVLRTTPQRAGELPRALSARAERVLETAAAHGYRRLVLGAWGCGVFRNDPAQVAEAFRALLAAGGRFEHRFAHVVFGVLDRTPGGTVRAAFGHAFGRTGAQVQP from the coding sequence ATGAGCGCGCGGCTGCGCGGCATCGCCCGGGAGACCGAGCAGATCGTGGCCGCCGGCGGCTACCGCGCCTCCGACGGGCGCACGGTGTCCCTCGGCGCGGCGGTGGAGGCCGCCCGGGCCGGCACGCGGACGGCGGGACCGGGACCGGTCGAGGTGCCCGCCGCCCCGCCGGTGGACCTGCGCGTCGAGGTCACCGGCGAGAGCAGCCTGGAGGCCGCCCGCCGGCTCGTCGGCGCGTCCACGGAGGGCTTGCCGACCGCCGGAGGGACGACTGTCGCCGGAGGAACGCCGGTCGCCGCAGGGAAGCCTGTCGCCGGGGTGAAGCCGGTTGCCGGGGGAGAGCCGGCCATCCGGGCAGACGCAGACGCGGTCGCCGTCCTCAACTTCGCCTCCGCGCGCAATCCCGGCGGCGGCTTCCTCAACGGGGCCCAGGCGCAGGAGGAAGCGCTGTGCCGGGCCTCCGCGCTGTACACGTGCCTGCTGGAGGCCCGTGGCTTCTACGACCACCACCGCGCCCACCGCGACGCGTTCTACACGGACCGCGTCATCCACTCACCGGCCGTCCCCGTCTTCCGCGACGACCGGGGCCGTCTGCTGGACGAGCCGTACACCGTCGGCTTCCTGACGGCCGCCGCGCCGAACGCGGGCGTGGTGCTGCGGACGACGCCGCAGCGGGCCGGCGAGCTGCCGCGCGCCCTGTCCGCCCGCGCGGAACGGGTCCTGGAGACGGCCGCCGCGCACGGTTACCGGCGCCTGGTGCTGGGCGCATGGGGCTGTGGGGTGTTCCGCAACGACCCCGCACAGGTGGCGGAGGCGTTCCGGGCCCTGCTGGCGGCCGGCGGACGCTTCGAGCACCGGTTCGCCCACGTGGTCTTCGGGGTGCTGGACCGGACCCCGGGCGGCACGGTCCGCGCCGCCTTCGGGCACGCGTTCGGCCGGACGGGTGCTCAGGTCCAGCCGTAG
- a CDS encoding type II toxin-antitoxin system PemK/MazF family toxin, translated as MTAFTDADVPGRSGPTATVEAAPREVGRVRTEYSPAHDGDPDPGEIVWTWVPFEENDGRGKDRPVLVVAREPGGTFLAVQLSSKRHDGDREWVAIGSGPWDRTGRDSWVDVDRVLRLHEDGMRREACALDRMRFNLVRQRLHERYGWT; from the coding sequence GTGACCGCGTTTACCGATGCAGACGTCCCGGGCCGCTCCGGCCCCACCGCCACCGTCGAGGCCGCCCCGCGTGAGGTCGGCCGGGTGCGCACCGAGTACTCCCCCGCGCACGACGGCGACCCGGACCCCGGCGAGATCGTGTGGACCTGGGTGCCGTTCGAGGAGAACGACGGCCGGGGCAAGGACCGTCCGGTGCTCGTCGTCGCCCGGGAGCCGGGCGGCACCTTCCTGGCCGTGCAGCTGTCCAGCAAGCGGCACGACGGCGACCGGGAGTGGGTGGCCATCGGCAGCGGGCCGTGGGACCGGACCGGCCGCGACTCCTGGGTGGACGTCGACCGCGTGCTGCGGCTGCACGAGGACGGCATGCGCCGTGAGGCCTGCGCGCTGGACCGCATGCGGTTCAACCTGGTGCGGCAGCGCCTCCACGAGCGCTACGGCTGGACCTGA